ATACTATTGCGTATAAACCTATAACAATGTAATAATATATAACGTAATAACTGATCCATAAGATAACCATCTATATTTAACTATAAGTATATATAAAATTTATAAAAAAACTACTAGATAAAACTAAATTGTGTAAAAATTAGTGAAAGGAGATATAGTAAAGAAAAAATAAAAAGAGATAGACAGTACAGTGGTAGTATATCCATATAATTCAAGAAAATAAGTAATGAAATTAACAAAAGAGATACTGCCATTATTTTATTAATATCATCGTTTACTTAATTCTATTATCTCTATAATATAGATGTTCTTTTTTATATTTTCGGCATTTTGCAGAAGTGATGCCAAACTAGCAATTTTAGATTTATAAAGATGTAAGTTTTGAAAGAAATTGCTGCTAAATTCAGTTCAATTGATTAAATTAGCAGTAATTAGCAGTGGTTTGATAAGAGTGATCAGCAAAATATCCAGGAATTTTATCATACAAGGGTTACTATAACTGTTCTATACTTTTTAACATGCTAATTAATTTTTTATTTAAATGTTTGGGGGAGGGTTTTTTATTTGTTGTCCATTCATAAACGTCTTTGTCATCGCAATCCAAAATTAATGCAAAGTCTAGTAGTTCTTTATCGCTAAGAAATTCAAGATGCTTACTTAAAAATTTGCTTAA
This genomic interval from Orientia tsutsugamushi contains the following:
- a CDS encoding succinate dehydrogenase assembly factor 2 produces the protein MIYRATYRGCKESDLLLSKFLSKHLEFLSDKELLDFALILDCDDKDVYEWTTNKKPSPKHLNKKLISMLKSIEQL